CACCGCTGATAGTATGAAACTACTTGAAGAGGACAATATAATTGCTCGAAGGGATGTAGATGAAGCCGGAATAATTGAAGGAATCAGTATAGATAAAGAGGACCTTATAGTCAAAGGACGCTTTTTATCATCCCTCACTGAACGGCGAATAGTAATAAAGGAAACCGTGTTAAATACCACAGCAGAACTTGCCATGAGGACACTTGTCAGTAATATGAATGCAATACCGTTTCTGGAGTTGGGAGAATTAAAAAATTATACAGAAACAGTTGATTTGCAGGTAACTTATAAAAACGTATGCACTACATTAACTAAAATCGCTCAGGTAAGCAATATCGGATACAGGGTTAGATTCGACAGAAAAGATAAAAAGCTTTTGTTTGAATGTTATCGGGGGGTTAACAGAAGTGCAGCTCAGAACGTAAATCCAAGGGCCATTTTCTCCGAAGAATTTGAAAATGTAACCGACAGTAAATATTCTCTTGAAACTGAAAATTATAGGACTGTTGCAATAGTGGGCGGTGAAGGAGAAGGAGCATCAAGGGTAATTGTTACAGTGGGAGATATAACAGGCCTTGAAAGACGGGAACTATTCGTTGATGCCAAAGATATACAAAAAGGTGATTTAACGGACAATGGCTACAAGGCATTGTTAATTCAGCGTGGTAATGAAGCTTTGGCCCAGGCAGTCAAAAATGAGACTTTCGAAAGCAATGTAAACCTTCAATCAAGTTTGGTATATAAAAAGGAGTTTGACCTTGGAGATATTGTTACCTGTAGGAATCGAGCATGGAACAAAGCCATTGATTTTCGTATAACCGAAATCGAAGAAGTATATGAAAACGGTATCATAACACTAACACCTACTTTCGGGAGTCCACTTCCGGAATTGAAGGATATTTTGAAGGGGGAATAAACAGTGCAAAAAAGCAGTTTTTTTAACAGTATAAACGGGGACAGAAAATACAATGCCTCCGATTATGCTGCCTATTTCGGGAGCTTTATCGGAAACGGAGTTTATCCAAATCCGGGTAACAATTTAGCCGTGACAGCTTCAGGTGGAATGAATATATCAGTCGCTGCAGGGAAAGCATGGATAAACGGCTATTACTATGAAAATACTGGTGTATTCAATATTTCAATAGATGCGGCTGACGGAGTATTAAAGAGAATTGACAGGATTGTATTGAGACTGGATCACCTTAACAGACAAATTGTTTTATCAGTTTTGAAAGGAACACCTTCCAGTACCCCTACAGCATCGTTATTAACAAGGACCTCGGACATATATGAACTTGGTATAGCTGACATCCTAATTAATAATGGAGACATAGGAATTAATCAGGCACATATAACAGATTTACGTTTCAATGCAGCCTTGTGTGGCATAGTGTCAGGAGTTGTGGAACAAATAGATACTACAGGCCTTTTCGCCCAGTATGATGCAGCCTTTAATAGCTGGTTTGGCCAGGTGCAAAATATATTAAGCGGTGATGTGGCTGGAAATATACTAAATCAAATAAATATTCATAAGTCAGAAAATATCTACCAATTGGCAGGAGGTACAGCAACAGCTATAACACTTACAATAAGAGAAACATTAGAAAATGGGTTACCTATTAATTTTATTGCAAGTGCAAATAATAGTGGCGCTGATACAACTATAAATGGTAAGCCATTGTACAAACCAAACACTACCACTGCTCCAACACTAACAGCAGGAAGGGCTTATACAGTTTGGTATAACTTAACTAGTAGCTGTTTTTTTATCAAGGCTAGTGCCACAGGTACAACAACCTCTGGTAAGGTACTGGCAGGAGAAACATATAGTACAGAGGTAGACACAGACCAAGTTGGTACAATGACAAATAATGGAGCAGTTACTATTACTCCAAGTCTAGTAGACCAAGTAATTGTAGAAGGATACCATAATGGAGGTGGAAAGGTTAGTGCAATAAAATTAATTGCAGGAAATATTTTAATAGGAAACAGCGGTGACCCAGCACGTACTACCAATACATGGTATACAAAAGTGAGAGAAATTACTACATCATTGTTAGGCGGTACTATTAGAGTTAAATTCTATTTATCGGCAGGCTCATCAACAACTACAGCCTATGGTCGTATATATGTTAATGATGTCGCTATCGGTACAGAGCGTACTGTGAAAGGCATATCCTCAATAATATTTACTGAGGATATATCAATAAATGCAGGGGACAAGGTTCAAATATATATAAAAACATCAAATTCAGACTATGCCTCAAATGTTAACGGTTTTACATTATATATAGCTACTGTAAGTTGTTCAAGTACTTTATAAGAAGGATGATATTTTTTTATTTTTAGAATTAGCGGAGGTATTATATGATTATTATAAAATACACAACAGAGGAAGAAGGACAGCAAATAATTGCTGATAAAACAAGTCAAGGATATACATTAATTGAAGTTCAAAATATAACTGAAGGAAATTTTCTTGGATTTTTAGAACCTAATGAAACTTTACCAGAAAAAGATAAAACCGAATTACAAGTTTTACAGGAAACGGTGGATACATTGGTTGCAGATAATTTAAATTTACAAGCACAAATTGACACTTTAATCACATCAAATTTACAGGAGGTATAAGCATGTTTGAAAGGTTGAATTATTTATACAGTATAGGAAGAGTAACAGCAGAACAACTGGATATTGCGGTATCAAAGGGATGGATAACCGCCGAGGAAAAAATGAAGATAATAGGATAATATCACGAACCAAAAGGATTACTTAAAAATGGGTAGTCCTTTTAATTTACTCAAAATTAGCAACTAAGGGAGGACAGTATGAAGGATTTCATTATTAAGTATTGGATACAGTTCTTATTTGCAATTGTATCGGGAGGGTTGGGAGTGGCGTATAAAGCATTAGCAAAGCGAATACATAAACAGTCATGTGACCAAAAAGCATTAAAAGACGGTACACAATCTCTTTTAAGAAGTGAGATTATACGATGCTATGACATGTATATGGAAAGAGGATACATACACTGTTTTGAGAGCGTTTTAGCAATGTATGATGCATATCACAAGTTAGGCGGCAACGGAACAGTTACAAAACTTGTTGAAGAATTAAGGGAACTACCAGTTAAAACCCATAAAACAATAGAACAAAATGGAGGGATTTTAAATGAAAGGTATTGACTACACTACTCAAACAACAGTTTCACAGGCAAAGGCATTAAAGGCGGCAGGCTACAACTTTGTATGTAGATACTTGGTGCCGGAGAGCATGGCGTGGAAGAGGCTTACAAAAACAGAGGCCGAGATACTAACTAACGCAGGACTAAACATTGTATCAGTATACGAAGCATCAGCAAACGGAGCCTTAAAAGGAGCTATACAAGGTACAAAAGATGGCAAAGCAGCATATTCAGAAGCAAAAAAAGTTGGGCAGCCTGCCGGGAGTACAATATATTTTGCAGTAGACTTTGATGCACAGTCAGTTGATTATCCGGCTATATATGCATACCTGAAAGCAGCACAAACACAAATAAAAGGTTATAACATTGGAGTATATGGCAGTTGTGCAGTATGTGAGGATATGCACAAAAGGGGAATTAAGTATTGTTGGCAGACCTATGCATGCCGAGGCAAAAAGTCACAACATGCTAATATATATCAGTACAAAAATGATGTAAATGTAGTCGATATAAGTTGTGATATGAATGAATCATATGGAAATGAAGGGTTCTGGAATTTAAAACCTGTAAGAAAAGAAATGACATACAACGAAGCATTTAAAATAATATTGAAGAGGTTGGTTCGCCATACGATTATTGGTCTGGAAAATTGCCGGAAGATAAAGCAAAAAAGACCGTATCAAGTTTACCGGCATTATTTATAAAAATAGCCAAGGCACTTAAATAAGGAGAATTAGGATTTATGAAAGAAAAATTTGCAAAACTAATAGACGTCAAAACAATTGTAACCTTTGCCCTTGTGGGCGCAATGATATTTTTTACCGCAACCGGTAAGATAGCCCCCGAAAAGCTTGCATCTATGGCAACCATGGCTGTGAGCTTTTTCTTTGCGGTGAAATTAAATAAACAATAATAAATAGAGGTTATAGCCTGTCGTGATGATAGCCCCTCTAACCTCTCAATATTTAAAAGAGCTTCGGCATAATTGCCGGGGCTTTTATTTTTGAGGGGAGATAATAAAAATATGAATAATTTAGTAACCATAAAAAGAAAAAATGTACTTACAAATAGCTTAATAATTGCGGATGGGACAGGTGTAAAACACAAAAATGTAAAAGAATTGATTTATACATATGAAGATAAATTTAAACAGCTTGGGACTTTAGCGGTTTTAAACGGAAAAAGTACAGGCGGCCGGCCAGAACAATATTTTAAACTTAATGAACCACAGGCCACATTTATATTGACCTTAATGAGAAATTCCGAAATCGTAGTCGATTTTAAGCTTGCACTAACTAAAGAATTCTACCGCATGAGAAGCTTTATTTTGGAACGTCAATATGCAGAATGGCAGCAATTCAGAATAACAGGCAAACAAGTCCGCAGGGAAGAAACAGACATTATACTTGGAAAACTTATACCACATGCAGAATCACGGGGAAGTAAAAATGCAGGCAAGCTTTACATGACTTATTCTAAGCTTGTAAACGCCACGCTAGGAATTTAAACAGGACCAAAGAGACAAGTTACCACTTGCTTATATAGATGCCATTAGATTCCTAGAGAGAGCCATAGAAAACATTATATCTTTAGAAGTAGACAAAGGTACTTATTATAAAGAAATATACCAAGTATGTAAAGCTAAGTGTGGAATAATAAAAGAGTTAGCATTTCTGCCGACTTTACAACTCGGAGCATAAAAAAATTGCCCTCAGAGATTTCCCTCTGAGGGCAAAATAATATCAAAAGCGTCAGCTTCTCGTTTTATTTATTATACTAACTAGGTCCTACGATAAGTAAGCGAATAATTGTATGTAGAAGAATAGGATGAGTCATGGGAGTGTACTCTTATATATGCCTTTTCACCCGGATTAAGTATGAAATATGTTGAATCCCTTTGACTTATCCCGTTGTCTTCAATGTTTTTATTAAGATACGAGATTTGTTTAGTCTCGTTATAAATTACAACCTGCATATCAACATTTGCACTAACGGGGGATTGCAAAGAAAAAGTATAAATGTAAGGTTCGATAGAGCTTGAGGGATTGTATACCATATAAAAATCAGAATCATTTGGACCATCTAGCGGGGTGGAATTTGTAAAAAAATTATTATTAACATCTGTTAGGTTGCAAGCAGTAGCTTCTGTATTAAACTGAAGGGCATCTGCATTTACTAGATTTACACCTGACAATAAAATTGAGACAACTGTCGCTAAAAGTAAAAGTTTTTTTGGCTTTTTCATTAGAATTCTCCTTTTTGAAATTACATTTTGGTTCTTCATAAACTACCTCCATTTTTGTATTTTATACTACCATTTATTTGAAATTATAGTACAAACATACAAATATTGTCAACATAAAATGCAAATTAAAGTTATTGCACATAAAAAAACGAGCCGAGCTTTCTTCTATCTGGATCCACCTTATTACGGGACAGAAAAGTATTATCAGGCTGAATTCAAACCGGAGGATCATGAGACACTTGCTAAAACGTTGAAAAGGTTAAAAGGTAAATTCCTGCTGTCATACAATGACTGTGAGTATGTAAGGGAACTGTACAAGGACTTTACTATTGAGGAAATTCAGAGGAATCATAATTTACTGAACAGATATGAGGGAAAGGAAAAGACGTATTGTGAGGTGTTGGTGAGGAATTATTGAGTTAATTATTAATAAAATTATATGTAATTGGTAAAATTATACCAAAATTATAGAAAATGCTGAAAAAATTAAATTTGGTGTTACAAAATTTTACAAATTTTACACATAATATAATGTAAACTTGGAAAAGTACGCGTACACTATTCAAATTATAGGAGATGATTTATTGAAATTTAAAAATTTAAAAAGGATTTTAGCATTAACATTAATGGTTACGATGATTAGCAGTAGCATGGTATTTGCGGAGGAAGGCAATATTGAATCTACCAAAACCGATGTAAGTTCAAGCTCTAGTCTAAGCGATAAGGAAATAGCAATTAATAATTTGCTTAATGGTGGTTGGACGATGTCTGAAATTAAAGATCTGATTTCAGATTCTGAATTGACTAAATATACAAACTTAAAACCAGTTAAAAGTGTTACAAAGTATTTAAAATTGGTTCAAAAAAAGAAAGATGTTAAGGAGTCTAAAATAAAAAGTAAACAAAGTATACAAAACACTGAGATTGATGAAGATACAGAATTTGTTGAGATAAGTGAGGATCAATGTAAATTTGAACTAGAACAAGCAAAGGCTAAGGAAAATAGTAGTGATGGCAGTGTTAATTTATCCGATACATTGAGTAACACAGGAATATTAAATTTAACGCAATTGGCAAGTACGCCGCCACCTGAAGGTAGTAGTGACTTTTACTCAAACGATGGATATCTTAAGTACACAATTTCAGCATGGTA
This region of Clostridium sp. BNL1100 genomic DNA includes:
- a CDS encoding siphovirus ReqiPepy6 Gp37-like family protein; translated protein: MELYIYNRSLDLIGLIDVFDSLRWRRRYFQPGEFELHLKYTADSMKLLEEDNIIARRDVDEAGIIEGISIDKEDLIVKGRFLSSLTERRIVIKETVLNTTAELAMRTLVSNMNAIPFLELGELKNYTETVDLQVTYKNVCTTLTKIAQVSNIGYRVRFDRKDKKLLFECYRGVNRSAAQNVNPRAIFSEEFENVTDSKYSLETENYRTVAIVGGEGEGASRVIVTVGDITGLERRELFVDAKDIQKGDLTDNGYKALLIQRGNEALAQAVKNETFESNVNLQSSLVYKKEFDLGDIVTCRNRAWNKAIDFRITEIEEVYENGIITLTPTFGSPLPELKDILKGE
- a CDS encoding XkdX family protein, coding for MFERLNYLYSIGRVTAEQLDIAVSKGWITAEEKMKIIG
- a CDS encoding DUF1906 domain-containing protein, with amino-acid sequence MKGIDYTTQTTVSQAKALKAAGYNFVCRYLVPESMAWKRLTKTEAEILTNAGLNIVSVYEASANGALKGAIQGTKDGKAAYSEAKKVGQPAGSTIYFAVDFDAQSVDYPAIYAYLKAAQTQIKGYNIGVYGSCAVCEDMHKRGIKYCWQTYACRGKKSQHANIYQYKNDVNVVDISCDMNESYGNEGFWNLKPVRKEMTYNEAFKIILKRLVRHTIIGLENCRKIKQKRPYQVYRHYL
- a CDS encoding Rha family transcriptional regulator; this encodes MNNLVTIKRKNVLTNSLIIADGTGVKHKNVKELIYTYEDKFKQLGTLAVLNGKSTGGRPEQYFKLNEPQATFILTLMRNSEIVVDFKLALTKEFYRMRSFILERQYAEWQQFRITGKQVRREETDIILGKLIPHAESRGSKNAGKLYMTYSKLVNATLGI
- a CDS encoding DNA adenine methylase, whose product is MQIKVIAHKKTSRAFFYLDPPYYGTEKYYQAEFKPEDHETLAKTLKRLKGKFLLSYNDCEYVRELYKDFTIEEIQRNHNLLNRYEGKEKTYCEVLVRNY